The following proteins come from a genomic window of Motilibacter peucedani:
- a CDS encoding response regulator, with protein MIRVLLADDQALVRGAFALLVGSVDDMSVVGEAGTGDEAVMLVRELRPDVVLMDIRMPGTDGIEATRQISADDRSRGSKVLILTTFENDTNVLRGLRAGACGFLPKDTLPEALLDAVRTVAAGDSLLSPGATKAVITRALSRPDAPAHERLASLTTREREVLQLVAAGLTNQEIASELVVSPLTAKTHVARILAKMGVRDRVHLVIAAYEAGLL; from the coding sequence GTGATCCGCGTCCTGCTCGCCGACGACCAGGCCCTGGTGCGCGGCGCGTTCGCACTGCTGGTCGGCTCCGTCGACGACATGAGCGTCGTCGGGGAGGCCGGCACCGGCGACGAGGCGGTGATGCTCGTGCGGGAGCTGCGCCCCGACGTCGTCCTGATGGACATCCGGATGCCGGGCACCGACGGCATCGAGGCGACCCGGCAGATCTCCGCGGACGATCGCTCGCGCGGGAGCAAGGTGCTGATCCTGACCACGTTCGAGAACGACACGAACGTCCTGCGCGGCCTGCGCGCGGGAGCGTGCGGCTTCCTGCCCAAGGACACGCTTCCGGAGGCGCTGCTGGACGCCGTCCGCACCGTCGCGGCGGGGGACTCGTTGCTCTCGCCCGGCGCGACGAAGGCGGTCATCACCCGTGCACTGAGCCGCCCTGACGCTCCCGCGCACGAACGGCTGGCCAGCCTGACCACGCGCGAGCGCGAGGTCCTCCAGCTGGTCGCCGCGGGCCTCACCAACCAGGAGATCGCGTCGGAGCTGGTCGTGAGCCCGCTCACCGCCAAGACGCACGTGGCCCGCATCCTCGCGAAGATGGGCGTCCGCGACCGGGTCCACCTCGTGATCGCCGCGTACGAGGCCGGCCTGCTCTAG
- a CDS encoding winged helix DNA-binding domain-containing protein has product MCTVTGPRPQLSARRLGRATLARQLLLRRERLDVVDAVRRVGALQAQEPASPYLALWNRVEAFDPAELDTAFAERRLVKATLMRITLHAVAAAERAPLHAAVLRTLRASRLADRRFTSTGLTAQDADDALPEVLDLLQQPRTGAEVETALAGHRDPETAKRLWWALKTYAPVRHAPTGGSWSFGRRPAYQAAGEVPGESEQTAGVVHLVRRYLAAFGPATVADVWAFAMVHRPRVRAALEALDDELVRYEGPSGEELVDLAGAALPDEDEPAPPRLLGMWDSALLAHGDRARVVPEEHRRLVGRVNGDSLPTLLVDGRVAGVWRPVEGRVEATAFEPLPAAAWDGLAAEAHVLTALLADREPTAYSRYAHWWAKLPEAAQVRLL; this is encoded by the coding sequence ATGTGCACCGTGACCGGTCCCCGCCCCCAGCTGTCGGCCCGCCGCCTCGGCCGGGCGACCCTCGCCCGCCAGCTGCTGCTGCGGCGCGAGCGCCTCGACGTCGTCGACGCGGTGCGTCGCGTGGGCGCCCTGCAGGCTCAGGAGCCGGCCTCTCCCTACCTCGCGCTCTGGAACCGCGTCGAGGCCTTCGACCCGGCCGAGCTCGACACGGCCTTCGCCGAACGGCGCCTGGTCAAGGCGACGCTGATGCGCATCACCCTGCACGCCGTCGCTGCCGCGGAGCGCGCGCCGCTGCACGCGGCGGTGCTGCGTACGCTGCGCGCCTCGCGCCTCGCTGACCGCCGCTTCACCTCCACCGGTCTCACCGCGCAGGACGCCGACGACGCGCTCCCCGAGGTGCTCGACCTGCTGCAGCAGCCGCGCACAGGGGCCGAGGTCGAGACCGCGCTCGCCGGGCACCGCGACCCCGAGACCGCGAAGCGGCTCTGGTGGGCGCTGAAGACCTACGCGCCCGTGCGCCACGCACCGACCGGCGGCTCGTGGTCGTTCGGGCGCCGGCCCGCCTACCAGGCGGCGGGCGAGGTGCCCGGCGAGTCCGAGCAGACCGCCGGCGTCGTGCACCTGGTCCGCCGCTACCTCGCGGCCTTCGGGCCGGCCACGGTCGCCGACGTGTGGGCCTTCGCCATGGTCCACCGGCCGCGGGTGCGAGCCGCTCTCGAGGCGCTCGACGACGAGCTCGTGCGCTACGAGGGCCCGTCGGGCGAGGAGCTCGTCGACCTCGCGGGCGCTGCGCTGCCTGACGAGGACGAGCCGGCACCTCCCCGGCTGCTCGGCATGTGGGACAGCGCGCTGCTGGCCCACGGGGACCGCGCCCGGGTGGTGCCGGAGGAGCACCGCCGGCTCGTCGGCCGGGTCAACGGGGACTCGCTGCCCACCCTGCTGGTGGACGGACGCGTGGCCGGGGTGTGGCGTCCGGTCGAGGGGCGCGTCGAGGCGACCGCGTTCGAGCCGCTCCCGGCCGCGGCGTGGGACGGCCTGGCCGCCGAGGCGCACGTCCTCACGGCGCTGCTCGCCGACCGCGAGCCCACCGCCTACTCCCGCTACGCGCACTGGTGGGCGAAGCTGCCCGAGGCTGCGCAGGTGCGGCTCCTCTGA
- a CDS encoding LLM class F420-dependent oxidoreductase, whose product MDLRIFTEPQQGATYDDLLRVVRATEDLGFDAFFRSDHYLVMGDGDGLPGPTDAWVTLAGLARETSRVRLGTLMTAATFRHPGPLAIAVAQVDAMSGGRVEFGFGAGWYEQEHTAYGLPFPALGERFDRYEEQLEAIVGLWETPAGETYSFDGRYYTFTDSPALPKPAQSPRPPVLVGGGGKRRTPALAARFADEFNMPFHSEDDTAAQFERVRAAVAAAGRDAGSMTYSAAQVLCCGRDDAEVARRAAAIGRDADELRANGLGGTVAEVVDKLGRFGALGATRAYLQLLDLSDLDHLELVASEVMPQLRG is encoded by the coding sequence GTGGACCTCCGCATCTTCACCGAGCCCCAGCAGGGTGCGACCTACGACGACCTCCTGCGCGTCGTGCGCGCGACCGAGGACCTCGGGTTCGACGCCTTCTTCCGCTCCGACCACTACCTCGTGATGGGCGACGGCGACGGGCTCCCCGGCCCCACGGACGCGTGGGTGACGCTGGCAGGGCTGGCGCGCGAGACCAGCCGCGTGCGCCTCGGCACCCTCATGACGGCAGCGACCTTCCGCCACCCCGGCCCGCTCGCCATCGCGGTCGCGCAGGTCGACGCCATGAGCGGCGGGCGGGTCGAGTTCGGCTTCGGCGCCGGGTGGTACGAGCAGGAGCACACCGCCTACGGCCTGCCGTTCCCCGCCCTGGGCGAGCGGTTCGACCGCTACGAGGAGCAGCTCGAGGCGATCGTCGGGCTGTGGGAGACGCCGGCCGGCGAGACGTACTCCTTCGACGGGCGCTACTACACGTTCACCGACTCGCCGGCCCTGCCGAAGCCGGCGCAGTCGCCGCGCCCGCCCGTGCTCGTGGGCGGCGGCGGCAAGCGGCGCACGCCCGCGCTGGCGGCCCGCTTCGCCGACGAGTTCAACATGCCGTTCCACAGCGAGGACGACACCGCCGCGCAGTTCGAGCGGGTCCGTGCGGCCGTCGCGGCGGCCGGGCGCGACGCGGGCTCGATGACCTACTCGGCGGCCCAGGTGCTGTGCTGCGGGCGCGACGACGCCGAGGTGGCGCGGCGGGCGGCGGCCATCGGGCGCGACGCCGACGAGCTGCGCGCCAACGGCCTGGGCGGCACGGTGGCCGAGGTGGTCGACAAGCTGGGCCGCTTCGGCGCGCTGGGCGCGACGCGCGCCTACCTCCAACTGCTCGACCTCTCCGACCTCGACCACCTCGAGCTGGTGGCCTCCGAGGTCATGCCGCAGCTGCGCGGCTGA
- the lipA gene encoding lipoyl synthase codes for MTTVAPEGRKLLRIEARNAETPIERKPEWIKTRLRTGPEFTELKGLVKREGLHTVCEEAGCPNIYECWEDREATFLIGGDQCTRRCDFCQIATGKPLALDRDEPRRVAESVATMGLRYATITGVARDDQPDGGAWLYAETVRQVHELNPGTGVEVLIPDFNGVPEQLAEVFGSAPEVLAHNVETVPRIFKRIRPGFRYERSLDVITQARAAGLVTKSNLILGMGETREEVSEALRDLHAAGCELITITQYLRPSPLHHPVERWVKPEEFVELNAEAEAVGFAGVLSGPLVRSSYRAGRLYAQAVEARTSA; via the coding sequence ATGACCACGGTCGCGCCCGAGGGACGCAAGCTGCTCCGGATCGAGGCCCGCAACGCCGAGACGCCCATCGAGCGCAAGCCCGAGTGGATCAAGACCCGGCTGCGCACCGGCCCTGAGTTCACCGAGCTCAAGGGCCTCGTCAAGCGCGAGGGCCTGCACACGGTGTGCGAGGAGGCCGGCTGCCCGAACATCTACGAGTGCTGGGAGGACCGCGAGGCCACGTTCCTCATCGGCGGCGACCAGTGCACCCGGCGCTGCGACTTCTGCCAGATCGCCACCGGCAAGCCGCTGGCGCTCGACCGCGACGAGCCGCGCCGCGTGGCCGAGTCCGTGGCCACGATGGGCCTGCGCTACGCGACGATCACCGGTGTCGCCCGCGACGACCAGCCCGACGGCGGCGCGTGGCTCTACGCCGAGACCGTCCGCCAGGTCCACGAGCTCAACCCGGGCACCGGTGTCGAGGTGCTGATCCCCGACTTCAACGGCGTCCCCGAGCAGCTCGCCGAGGTCTTCGGCTCGGCGCCCGAGGTGCTGGCGCACAACGTCGAGACGGTCCCGCGCATCTTCAAGCGCATCCGCCCCGGCTTCCGCTACGAGCGCTCGCTCGACGTCATCACCCAGGCCCGCGCCGCCGGGCTGGTGACGAAGTCGAACCTCATCCTCGGCATGGGCGAGACCCGCGAGGAGGTCTCCGAGGCGCTGCGCGACCTGCACGCGGCCGGCTGCGAGCTGATCACCATCACGCAGTACCTCCGCCCGAGCCCGCTGCACCACCCCGTCGAGCGGTGGGTCAAGCCCGAGGAGTTCGTCGAGCTCAACGCCGAGGCCGAGGCCGTGGGCTTCGCCGGCGTGCTCTCCGGCCCGCTGGTGCGCTCGTCCTACCGCGCAGGCCGGCTCTACGCCCAGGCGGTCGAGGCGCGCACCTCGGCCTGA
- a CDS encoding RDD family protein, with the protein MAAPVDRRALGSWLEGPRAAAQADGVVFAPRGERLGLPAEGPGSIAPVGRRLLALVVDWLAASLLVLATGTHTSDRAYGWLVLAVFAVLTTALLATTGRSLGHAALRMQLVDARPRRLRPLRVLLRQLLLCLVVPAVVWDGDGRGMHDKAAGTVLVRS; encoded by the coding sequence ATGGCAGCTCCCGTCGACCGTCGTGCACTGGGTTCCTGGCTCGAGGGGCCGCGCGCGGCCGCTCAGGCCGACGGCGTCGTCTTCGCCCCGCGCGGGGAGCGACTGGGCCTGCCGGCCGAGGGACCGGGATCGATCGCGCCCGTCGGGCGCCGGCTGCTCGCCCTGGTCGTCGACTGGCTCGCCGCCAGCCTGCTCGTGCTGGCGACCGGTACGCACACCTCCGACCGCGCCTACGGCTGGCTCGTGCTCGCCGTCTTCGCGGTGCTGACGACCGCGCTGCTCGCGACCACGGGACGCAGCCTCGGCCACGCCGCCCTGCGGATGCAGCTCGTCGACGCGCGCCCGCGGCGGCTGCGCCCGCTGCGCGTCCTGCTCCGTCAGCTGCTGCTGTGCCTGGTGGTGCCCGCGGTCGTCTGGGACGGTGACGGCCGCGGCATGCACGACAAGGCCGCCGGTACGGTGCTCGTCCGCAGCTGA
- a CDS encoding sensor histidine kinase yields MMALRPPAADRLLAAGAFVLGVVVAVTLEALLVEDERSVDLWAVALLGAMSAPLLGRRRRPIAVVLAVLAVSTPYHILDYPHEATMPALLVAAFTAARYSELPRPAYSALVAVAAVLLPVVAASGQTRYALIAVGWLFVAFFAGLAVRFYRNWKAADTARLERERADEVERRVAEERVLIAAELHDVLAHGLAVANVQASVAAHLIDQLPGRGDATLQELSTTLHHLSDTSRATLHELRVVLDLLHGGEVEPTEPAPHLGELQRLVEMAEAADLRVEVQADALPEALPSTVSVVAYRIIQESLINVVRHSTATHATVRLDRDGDRLRIAVVDRGTARPSSNLTPAGFGILGMTGRAQAVGGELSAGPGESGGFEVRASLPLPQVLRVPS; encoded by the coding sequence ATGATGGCGCTCCGGCCGCCCGCAGCCGACCGGCTGCTGGCGGCGGGCGCGTTCGTGCTCGGCGTCGTCGTCGCCGTCACGCTCGAGGCGCTCCTGGTCGAGGACGAGCGGAGCGTGGACCTGTGGGCGGTCGCACTCCTGGGAGCGATGTCGGCGCCGTTGCTGGGCCGCCGGCGTCGGCCGATCGCCGTCGTCCTCGCGGTCCTCGCCGTGTCGACGCCCTACCACATCCTCGACTATCCGCACGAGGCCACGATGCCGGCCCTGCTCGTGGCGGCGTTCACGGCGGCGCGCTACAGCGAGCTACCCCGTCCTGCCTACTCCGCACTAGTGGCGGTGGCCGCGGTGCTGCTGCCGGTGGTCGCGGCGTCGGGGCAGACCAGGTACGCGCTCATCGCCGTCGGTTGGCTGTTCGTGGCCTTCTTCGCGGGGCTGGCGGTCCGCTTCTACAGGAACTGGAAGGCTGCGGACACCGCGCGGCTCGAGCGGGAGCGAGCCGACGAGGTCGAGCGGCGCGTCGCCGAGGAGCGGGTCCTGATCGCTGCCGAGCTGCACGACGTGCTCGCGCACGGCCTCGCGGTCGCCAACGTCCAGGCGTCGGTCGCTGCGCACCTCATCGACCAGCTGCCCGGGCGCGGGGACGCCACGCTGCAGGAGCTCTCGACCACGCTGCACCACCTGTCGGACACGAGCCGGGCCACGCTGCACGAGCTCCGCGTCGTCCTGGACCTGCTGCACGGCGGCGAGGTCGAGCCGACCGAGCCGGCGCCCCACCTCGGCGAGCTGCAGCGCCTGGTGGAGATGGCCGAGGCGGCGGACCTCCGGGTGGAGGTGCAGGCCGACGCGCTGCCGGAGGCGCTACCGTCGACGGTCTCCGTCGTGGCCTACCGGATCATCCAGGAGTCGCTCATCAACGTCGTCCGGCACTCGACGGCGACGCACGCGACCGTCCGGCTCGACCGCGACGGCGACCGGCTGCGCATCGCGGTCGTCGACCGCGGAACGGCGCGACCGAGCTCGAACCTGACGCCGGCCGGCTTCGGGATCCTCGGGATGACCGGGCGGGCGCAGGCCGTCGGCGGCGAGCTGTCCGCCGGGCCGGGGGAGTCCGGCGGGTTCGAGGTCCGCGCCAGCCTCCCGCTGCCGCAGGTCTTGCGGGTGCCGTCGTGA
- a CDS encoding class I SAM-dependent methyltransferase: METPRPKDTATYTHGHAEAVLRSHRWRTAENSAAYLLPHLRPGDRVLDVGSGPGTITADLATRVPAGSVTALETSEQAVDLTRQEVQRRSVGNVDFAVGDVHALDFADDSFHVVHAHQVLQHVGDPVQALREMRRVCRPGGIVAVRDSDYSAFTWFPASPGLDTWLELYLGAARRNGGEPDAGRRLLSWAHAAGFSDVTASSSTWCFATPEDREWWGGMWADRILHSAMTEQLLAEGTPQSVLDEVSAAWRAWAAEADGWFSLLHGEVLARA, encoded by the coding sequence ATGGAGACTCCACGACCGAAGGACACCGCCACCTACACCCACGGCCACGCCGAGGCGGTGCTGCGCTCGCACCGCTGGCGCACCGCCGAGAACTCCGCCGCCTACCTGCTGCCGCACCTGCGACCGGGGGACCGGGTCCTGGACGTCGGGTCGGGGCCAGGCACGATCACCGCCGACCTCGCCACGCGCGTACCCGCCGGGTCGGTGACCGCGCTCGAGACCTCGGAGCAGGCGGTCGACCTGACCCGCCAGGAGGTGCAGCGGCGCTCGGTCGGCAACGTGGACTTCGCGGTGGGCGACGTGCACGCGCTCGACTTCGCGGACGACAGCTTCCACGTCGTCCACGCGCACCAGGTGCTGCAGCACGTCGGCGACCCCGTGCAGGCGCTGCGCGAGATGCGCCGGGTGTGCCGGCCGGGCGGCATCGTCGCCGTGCGCGACAGCGACTACTCGGCGTTCACGTGGTTCCCGGCCTCGCCGGGCCTGGACACCTGGCTGGAGCTCTACCTGGGTGCCGCGCGGCGCAACGGCGGCGAGCCCGACGCCGGCCGCCGGCTGCTGTCGTGGGCGCACGCGGCAGGCTTCTCCGACGTGACCGCCTCGTCGTCGACGTGGTGCTTCGCGACGCCCGAGGACCGCGAGTGGTGGGGCGGCATGTGGGCCGACCGGATCCTGCACTCCGCCATGACCGAGCAGCTGCTCGCGGAGGGCACCCCGCAGTCGGTGCTCGACGAGGTGTCCGCGGCCTGGCGCGCCTGGGCAGCGGAGGCGGACGGCTGGTTCTCCTTGCTGCACGGCGAGGTGCTCGCGCGGGCGTGA
- a CDS encoding MMPL family transporter: MTSTVKTPARSAADSRPRRSRTKTVLPWLVLAVWVGLLLAGTSLAGKLGSVTRDGQVDYLPASAQSTKVLQAEAQLPGGENGLFVVVYQRPGGLRPGDREAVERGQAALAQRFGDGTAAAPAIVDSDDGTALMYALPLDHASVDDEAAATTAARDLLADRPTGLDAYVTGPTAIGSDMDEVFDSVDSTLLLATAAVVAVLLVLTYRSPVLWLVPLAAVGAAAVLSMGVVYALTQAFDITVTSMSSALLIVLVFGAGTDYALLLVSRYREELHRFEHPVDAMQAALRGAGPAVLASAATVVAGLLCLLFADLNSTSGLGPVGAAGIGSAMLVMLTLFPALLVVLGRRVFWPFVPRLGDDAHASGSRWGRLAQLVARRRVVSWAVPLVVLGGLALGTVGASGSLPQLDQFARSTPESVVGARLVEARYPSESGQPLTVMSRPGQSREVLAAVTSTPGVAGAELGRAGDDWAEISVTPVDPPDSAGETATIHRLRAAVRDIGGGSVLVGGPSAERLDEASANSSDRTVVMPLILLVVLGILGLLLRAVVAPLVLVATVVVSFFGALGLCTLVFEHVLGFAGLEASVPLIGFLFLVALGVDYNIFLMTRVREESARHGTVAGTKRGLAMTGGVITSAGVVLAATFAVLASLPLVQLVEIGILVAVGVLVDTVLVRSVVVPALTMSLGSWTWWPSNLWRKGQDRAHDLV; this comes from the coding sequence ATGACTTCGACCGTGAAGACGCCCGCCCGCTCCGCCGCCGACAGCAGACCGCGGAGGTCACGCACCAAGACCGTCCTGCCGTGGCTCGTGCTCGCCGTGTGGGTCGGGCTCCTGCTGGCCGGCACCTCGCTCGCCGGCAAGCTCGGCTCGGTGACCCGCGACGGCCAGGTCGACTACCTGCCGGCCAGCGCCCAGTCGACCAAGGTGCTCCAGGCCGAGGCCCAGCTGCCCGGCGGCGAGAACGGACTGTTCGTGGTCGTCTACCAACGACCCGGCGGCCTCCGGCCCGGTGACCGGGAAGCGGTCGAGCGCGGGCAGGCCGCGCTGGCGCAGCGGTTCGGCGACGGCACCGCAGCGGCTCCCGCCATCGTCGACTCCGACGACGGCACGGCCCTGATGTACGCGCTGCCGCTCGACCACGCGTCGGTGGACGACGAGGCTGCCGCCACCACGGCAGCCCGCGACCTGCTCGCCGACCGGCCGACCGGGCTGGACGCCTACGTCACCGGTCCTACCGCGATCGGGTCCGACATGGACGAGGTCTTCGACTCCGTCGACTCGACGTTGCTGCTCGCCACCGCCGCTGTGGTCGCAGTCCTGCTGGTATTGACCTACCGGAGTCCGGTGCTGTGGCTGGTCCCCCTGGCGGCGGTCGGCGCCGCGGCGGTCCTCTCGATGGGTGTCGTCTACGCGCTCACCCAGGCCTTCGACATCACCGTGACCAGCATGAGCTCGGCGCTGCTGATCGTCCTGGTCTTCGGCGCGGGCACGGACTACGCGCTGCTCCTCGTGTCGAGGTACCGCGAGGAGCTGCACCGCTTCGAGCACCCGGTCGACGCCATGCAGGCTGCGCTGCGCGGAGCCGGCCCGGCGGTCCTCGCCTCGGCGGCGACGGTCGTGGCCGGCCTGCTGTGCCTGCTCTTCGCGGACCTCAACAGCACCAGCGGTCTCGGGCCAGTGGGTGCAGCGGGCATCGGGTCCGCGATGCTCGTCATGCTGACGTTGTTCCCCGCCCTGCTGGTGGTGCTCGGGCGCCGGGTCTTCTGGCCCTTCGTGCCGCGGCTCGGGGACGACGCCCACGCGTCCGGCTCTCGATGGGGCCGGCTCGCCCAGCTGGTCGCTCGCCGCCGCGTCGTGAGCTGGGCAGTGCCGCTGGTGGTCCTCGGCGGGCTCGCGCTGGGCACGGTGGGGGCCAGCGGCTCGCTCCCGCAGCTGGACCAGTTCGCGCGTTCGACACCGGAGTCGGTGGTCGGTGCGCGGCTGGTCGAGGCGCGCTACCCCTCCGAGAGCGGGCAGCCGCTCACCGTGATGAGTCGACCCGGCCAGAGCCGAGAGGTCCTCGCCGCCGTCACGAGCACGCCGGGGGTGGCCGGAGCCGAGCTCGGCCGAGCCGGCGACGACTGGGCGGAGATCTCCGTGACCCCGGTCGACCCGCCGGACAGCGCGGGTGAGACGGCCACGATCCACCGACTGCGGGCAGCCGTGCGTGACATCGGCGGGGGATCGGTGCTGGTGGGCGGGCCGAGCGCCGAGCGGCTCGACGAGGCCTCGGCCAACTCGAGCGACCGCACCGTGGTGATGCCGCTGATCCTGCTGGTGGTGCTCGGCATCCTGGGCCTGCTGCTGCGAGCGGTCGTGGCTCCGCTGGTGCTGGTCGCCACCGTGGTGGTGTCGTTCTTCGGGGCTCTCGGCCTGTGCACCCTGGTCTTCGAGCACGTGCTCGGGTTCGCCGGGCTGGAGGCGTCGGTGCCGCTGATCGGCTTCCTCTTCCTGGTCGCTCTCGGTGTCGACTACAACATCTTCCTGATGACCCGGGTGCGCGAGGAGTCCGCGCGGCACGGCACCGTCGCGGGCACGAAGCGCGGCCTCGCCATGACCGGTGGGGTGATCACCTCAGCCGGCGTGGTGCTGGCGGCGACGTTCGCGGTGCTCGCCTCGTTGCCGCTCGTCCAACTCGTCGAGATCGGGATACTGGTCGCCGTCGGCGTGCTCGTCGACACCGTGCTGGTGCGCTCCGTCGTGGTCCCGGCACTGACGATGTCGTTGGGCTCGTGGACCTGGTGGCCCAGCAACCTGTGGCGCAAGGGACAGGACCGTGCCCATGACCTCGTGTGA
- the glnA gene encoding type I glutamate--ammonia ligase produces MFSNADEVTSYIAANDVKFVDVRFCDLPGVMQHFNVPAQSVDESFFTEGQMFDGSSIRGFQAIHESDMKLIPDVTSAFIDPFRAEKTLVLNFSIVDPYTGEPYSRDPRQIAAKAEAYLRGTGIADTAFFAPEAEFYIFDDVRFETKQNAGYYFIDSIEGAWNTGRVEEGGNLGHKTPYKGGYFPVAPVDHYSDLRDQMVVALDELGLQVERSHHEVGTAGQAEINYRFDSLAKSADKVMLFKYVIKNVAHAHGKTVTFMPKPLFGDNGSGMHVHQSLWKDGAPLFYDELGYGGLSDTARWYVGGLLHHAPSLLAFTNPTVNSYHRLVPGYEAPVNLVYSARNRSACIRIPVTGSNPKAKRIEFRVPDPSSNPYLAFSAMLMAGIDGIKNKIEPPTPIDKDLYELPPEEHAEIAQVPGSLGEVLDRLEADHDYLTEGGVFTEDLIETWIAYKRANEIDPIRLRPHPHEFEMYFDI; encoded by the coding sequence ATGTTCAGCAACGCGGACGAGGTCACGTCCTACATCGCAGCGAACGACGTCAAGTTCGTCGACGTCCGGTTCTGCGACCTGCCGGGCGTCATGCAGCACTTCAACGTGCCGGCGCAGTCCGTCGACGAGAGCTTCTTCACCGAGGGCCAGATGTTCGACGGGTCCTCGATCCGCGGCTTCCAGGCGATCCACGAGTCGGACATGAAGCTCATCCCCGACGTGACGAGCGCGTTCATCGACCCGTTCCGCGCCGAGAAGACGCTGGTCCTCAACTTCTCGATCGTCGACCCCTACACCGGCGAGCCCTACAGCCGCGACCCGCGCCAGATCGCCGCGAAGGCTGAGGCCTACCTCCGCGGCACCGGCATCGCCGACACCGCGTTCTTCGCCCCCGAGGCCGAGTTCTACATCTTCGACGACGTCCGCTTCGAGACCAAGCAGAACGCCGGCTACTACTTCATCGACTCGATCGAGGGCGCCTGGAACACCGGCCGGGTCGAGGAGGGCGGCAACCTCGGGCACAAGACGCCCTACAAGGGCGGCTACTTCCCCGTGGCCCCGGTCGACCACTACTCCGACCTGCGCGACCAGATGGTCGTGGCGCTCGACGAGCTGGGCCTCCAGGTCGAGCGTTCGCACCACGAGGTCGGCACCGCCGGCCAGGCCGAGATCAACTACCGCTTCGACAGCCTGGCGAAGTCGGCCGACAAGGTCATGCTGTTCAAGTACGTCATCAAGAACGTCGCACACGCCCACGGCAAGACCGTGACCTTCATGCCGAAGCCGCTCTTCGGCGACAACGGCTCGGGCATGCACGTGCACCAGTCGCTCTGGAAGGACGGCGCGCCGCTGTTCTACGACGAGCTCGGCTACGGCGGGCTGTCCGACACGGCCCGCTGGTACGTCGGTGGCCTGCTCCACCACGCGCCCAGCCTGCTCGCGTTCACGAACCCGACGGTGAACTCCTACCACCGCCTGGTGCCGGGCTACGAGGCGCCGGTCAACCTGGTCTACTCCGCCCGCAACCGCTCGGCCTGCATCCGCATCCCGGTCACGGGCTCGAACCCGAAGGCCAAGCGCATCGAGTTCCGGGTGCCCGACCCGTCGAGCAACCCCTACCTCGCGTTCTCGGCGATGCTGATGGCGGGCATCGACGGCATCAAGAACAAGATCGAGCCGCCGACGCCGATCGACAAGGACCTCTACGAGCTGCCCCCCGAGGAGCACGCGGAGATCGCCCAGGTCCCCGGCTCGCTCGGCGAGGTGCTCGACCGGCTCGAGGCCGACCACGACTACCTCACCGAGGGCGGCGTGTTCACCGAGGACCTGATCGAGACCTGGATCGCCTACAAGCGCGCCAACGAGATCGACCCGATCCGCCTGCGCCCGCACCCGCACGAGTTCGAGATGTACTTCGACATCTGA
- a CDS encoding DUF4191 domain-containing protein, translating to MARAMDPGPAPKKQRFATARQIVQAYSMTRKTDRWIGAWVLGTFVAVLAVFVVLGIVFDHPVYLSIVGIPFAVLSALIVFGRRAEKAAYATVEGQPGAAAAVLNQLKRGWTVQPAVAATPKQDIVHRAIGRPGIVLVGEGSPQRVGTLLAQERKKLGRVAPDAPVIDFQVGSGEGQISLKEFQRKLVKLPRILQPSQVADVERRISALSSLGMQVPKGPLPKGMRAPRQMR from the coding sequence ATGGCGCGCGCGATGGACCCCGGACCGGCCCCCAAGAAGCAACGCTTCGCGACTGCTCGGCAGATCGTCCAGGCGTACTCGATGACCCGCAAGACCGACCGCTGGATCGGCGCCTGGGTCCTCGGCACGTTCGTGGCCGTCCTGGCCGTGTTCGTCGTGCTGGGCATCGTGTTCGACCACCCGGTCTACCTCTCGATCGTCGGCATCCCGTTCGCGGTGCTGTCGGCCCTGATCGTGTTCGGGCGCCGCGCCGAGAAGGCCGCCTACGCGACGGTCGAGGGCCAGCCCGGCGCAGCGGCCGCCGTGCTCAACCAGCTCAAGCGCGGCTGGACCGTGCAGCCCGCGGTGGCCGCGACGCCCAAGCAGGACATCGTCCACCGGGCCATCGGCCGCCCGGGCATCGTGCTGGTCGGCGAGGGCTCGCCGCAGCGGGTCGGCACCCTGCTCGCGCAGGAGCGCAAGAAGCTCGGCCGCGTCGCCCCGGACGCACCGGTCATCGACTTCCAGGTCGGCAGCGGCGAGGGTCAGATCTCGCTCAAGGAGTTCCAGCGCAAGCTGGTCAAGCTCCCGCGCATCCTGCAGCCCTCGCAGGTCGCCGACGTGGAGCGACGCATCTCGGCGCTGAGCTCGCTCGGCATGCAGGTGCCGAAGGGTCCGCTGCCCAAGGGGATGCGCGCACCGCGCCAGATGCGCTGA